In Corynebacterium guangdongense, one DNA window encodes the following:
- a CDS encoding helix-turn-helix domain-containing protein: MSSPRNKPGKPASDDPRLQALGARLADRRRELGRRQQDVAEEAGVSRSTLHTIERGGTGVRWEKVLAVAEVLHLDWVLVDADGTAGD; this comes from the coding sequence ATGTCGAGCCCGCGCAACAAGCCGGGCAAGCCAGCCAGCGATGATCCGCGGCTGCAGGCGCTCGGCGCGCGACTAGCCGATCGCCGTCGGGAACTCGGCCGTCGTCAGCAGGACGTCGCCGAGGAGGCCGGAGTCTCCCGCTCAACTCTGCACACGATCGAGCGTGGCGGCACCGGCGTGCGCTGGGAGAAGGTCCTGGCGGTTGCCGAGGTGCTGCACCTGGACTGGGTGCTGGTCGACGCCGACGGGACCGCCGGGGACTAA
- the ccsB gene encoding c-type cytochrome biogenesis protein CcsB — translation MLPVNQTLSNYSDIAFQSAFVIYVVALFVSLFFYGKMQGIIDARRERATRPAEASVAQRVAVGDAGSTLVDDGVPASASDANDEQLSDGELAGREARADKLSGMTQALVWVGILLHATSWVLRGVATERFPLGNLYEYMLGISLGVMIAAAVALQRRSWRSLWPWVLTPMLALMFYGGTELYAESAPVVPALQSNWLPIHVSTVAIGASIGIVSGVASLLYLLRIWQAPGQEKGFFGALAKPLPTAKKLDALAYRAAIVTLPTFGVGILLGAIWAEAAWGRFWGWDPKETVSLITWILYAAYLHARATAGWKNWKAALINIVGLASMIFNLFFINLVVSGLHSYAGLN, via the coding sequence ATGTTGCCTGTTAACCAGACCCTTTCGAACTACTCCGACATCGCGTTCCAGTCGGCGTTCGTCATCTACGTGGTGGCGCTGTTCGTGTCGCTGTTCTTCTACGGGAAGATGCAGGGCATCATCGACGCCCGCCGCGAGCGCGCCACCCGCCCCGCGGAGGCCTCCGTCGCGCAGCGGGTCGCCGTCGGTGACGCGGGCTCGACGCTGGTCGACGACGGCGTTCCGGCGTCGGCAAGCGACGCCAACGACGAGCAGCTCAGCGACGGCGAGCTGGCCGGGCGGGAGGCCCGCGCCGACAAACTTTCCGGCATGACGCAGGCCCTGGTCTGGGTCGGCATCCTCCTGCACGCCACCTCCTGGGTGCTGCGCGGCGTGGCGACCGAGCGCTTCCCGCTCGGCAACCTCTACGAGTACATGCTCGGCATCTCCCTGGGCGTCATGATCGCCGCCGCCGTCGCGCTGCAGCGCCGGTCCTGGCGTTCGCTGTGGCCGTGGGTGCTGACCCCGATGCTCGCCCTGATGTTCTACGGCGGCACCGAACTCTACGCAGAGTCCGCCCCGGTCGTCCCGGCGCTGCAGTCCAACTGGCTGCCCATCCACGTCAGCACCGTCGCGATCGGCGCCTCCATCGGCATCGTCTCCGGCGTTGCGTCGCTGCTCTACCTGCTGCGCATCTGGCAGGCCCCCGGCCAGGAGAAGGGGTTCTTCGGGGCGCTGGCCAAACCGCTGCCGACCGCCAAGAAGCTCGACGCGCTGGCCTACCGCGCCGCGATCGTCACGCTGCCCACCTTCGGCGTGGGCATCCTGCTCGGCGCCATCTGGGCCGAGGCCGCCTGGGGCCGATTCTGGGGCTGGGACCCCAAGGAGACCGTCTCCCTGATCACCTGGATCCTCTACGCCGCCTACCTCCACGCCCGTGCGACGGCCGGCTGGAAGAACTGGAAGGCGGCGCTGATCAACATCGTCGGCCTGGCTTCGATGATCTTCAACCTCTTCTTCATCAACCTGGTCGTGTCCGGCCTGCACTCCTACGCCGGACTGAACTGA
- a CDS encoding 1,4-dihydroxy-2-naphthoate polyprenyltransferase, producing the protein MSTTRYPATRRDWFQAARPHTWANAWAPVIVGTGAAAYDGASHHWGRALLALIVAWALIIGVNYANDYSDGIRGTDEDRTGPARLTGGGLAKPAHVKRAAFIAFGVAAVAGVALSLWSAWWFILVGAVAILGAWFYTGGKNPYGYRGLGEVAVFVFFGLVAVLGTQYTQSGSITWVGALAAVAIGSISASVNLANNIRDIPSDRDTGKITLAVRLGDTGSRRLFTMLSSVPFIVSLIYFFAWWPLMLGVVASPLVAPGNLAMRRGVAGRDLIPVIGSTGKAMLAWAVITAIAMFVGGYVR; encoded by the coding sequence ATGTCTACAACGCGTTACCCCGCAACCCGGCGCGACTGGTTTCAGGCCGCCCGCCCCCACACCTGGGCCAACGCCTGGGCGCCGGTCATCGTCGGCACCGGCGCCGCCGCCTACGACGGGGCCTCCCACCACTGGGGCCGCGCCCTGCTGGCGCTCATCGTCGCCTGGGCGCTGATCATCGGCGTCAACTACGCCAACGACTACTCCGACGGCATCCGCGGCACCGACGAGGACCGCACCGGCCCGGCCCGCCTCACCGGCGGCGGACTGGCCAAACCCGCGCACGTGAAGCGGGCGGCGTTCATCGCCTTCGGCGTCGCGGCGGTCGCCGGCGTCGCGCTCTCGCTGTGGTCGGCCTGGTGGTTCATCCTCGTCGGCGCCGTCGCCATCCTCGGTGCCTGGTTCTACACCGGAGGCAAGAACCCCTACGGCTACCGGGGGCTCGGCGAGGTCGCCGTCTTCGTCTTCTTCGGCCTCGTCGCCGTGCTCGGCACCCAGTACACCCAGTCAGGCTCGATCACCTGGGTCGGCGCACTGGCGGCCGTGGCCATCGGGTCGATCTCCGCGTCGGTCAACCTGGCCAACAACATCCGCGACATCCCCTCCGACCGCGACACCGGCAAGATCACCCTCGCCGTGCGCCTCGGCGACACCGGATCCCGGCGCCTTTTCACCATGCTGTCCTCCGTTCCCTTCATCGTCTCCCTCATCTACTTCTTCGCGTGGTGGCCGCTGATGCTCGGCGTGGTCGCCTCTCCCCTGGTGGCCCCGGGCAACCTGGCGATGCGGCGCGGGGTGGCCGGCCGCGACCTCATCCCGGTCATCGGCTCCACCGGAAAGGCCATGCTCGCCTGGGCCGTCATCACCGCCATCGCCATGTTCGTCGGCGGGTACGTGCGCTGA
- a CDS encoding DUF4229 domain-containing protein codes for MTNNDQTPNPSQPAGAAAQPPELDPEVRKRANRAALKYGLARLGLFVALTVVIAALAGLIGAPVPVVMSALLALIVAFPLSMLIFPKMRLEANAAVAAWDAQRKARKQWVRSELESR; via the coding sequence GTGACTAACAACGACCAGACCCCGAACCCGTCCCAGCCGGCCGGAGCCGCCGCTCAGCCGCCGGAGCTGGATCCGGAGGTCCGCAAGCGGGCCAACCGCGCCGCCCTCAAGTACGGTCTGGCGCGCCTGGGGCTGTTCGTCGCGCTGACCGTCGTCATCGCGGCGCTCGCCGGGCTCATCGGCGCCCCGGTGCCGGTGGTGATGAGTGCCCTGCTCGCCCTGATCGTGGCGTTCCCGCTCTCGATGCTGATCTTCCCGAAGATGCGCCTGGAGGCCAACGCCGCCGTCGCCGCCTGGGACGCCCAACGCAAGGCCCGCAAGCAGTGGGTCCGCAGCGAGCTGGAATCCCGCTAG
- a CDS encoding AEC family transporter codes for MLDVITGFAIVFAVIAVGWLLSKRGVIGEGEQRIMFNRVAFYAASPALIFSSVVVADPDNFLSPVVLVISAATVLTSLVYVVASRLFFRMDVPKTTMGASASSYYNSVNIGLPVSLYVLGDATHVVPTLVVQMGLFTPIILGFLGSDSGQGSTRRRVLTSIRTAMTSPVVLAALGGMLIAYLGWTVPAPILAPLQILGGASVPMILMSFGASLTVGGILASDRVATVVSTALKVAGMPLIAWLLCGLFDVSPELTYMAVILSALPTAQNIYNYAATYRRGEVIARDTVFLTTFLSMPAMLMVAFLLGG; via the coding sequence TTGTTAGACGTCATCACCGGCTTCGCCATCGTCTTCGCGGTCATCGCCGTCGGCTGGCTGCTGTCCAAGCGCGGCGTGATCGGCGAGGGCGAGCAGCGGATCATGTTCAACCGGGTGGCGTTCTACGCGGCCAGCCCGGCACTGATCTTCTCCAGCGTCGTCGTGGCCGACCCTGACAACTTCCTCTCCCCCGTCGTGCTGGTGATCAGCGCCGCGACGGTGCTGACCTCGCTGGTCTACGTCGTCGCCTCGCGCCTCTTCTTCCGGATGGACGTCCCGAAGACCACCATGGGCGCGTCGGCCTCGAGTTACTACAACTCGGTCAACATCGGCCTGCCGGTCTCGCTCTACGTGCTCGGCGACGCCACCCACGTCGTGCCCACCCTGGTGGTCCAGATGGGCCTGTTCACCCCGATCATCCTCGGTTTCCTGGGCTCGGATTCCGGCCAGGGCTCGACGCGCCGGCGCGTCCTCACCAGCATCCGCACGGCGATGACCTCCCCGGTGGTGCTCGCCGCGCTGGGCGGCATGCTCATCGCCTACCTGGGGTGGACGGTGCCGGCGCCAATCCTCGCGCCACTGCAGATTCTGGGCGGGGCCTCGGTCCCGATGATTCTCATGAGTTTCGGCGCCTCGCTGACCGTGGGCGGCATCCTGGCCTCGGACCGGGTCGCGACGGTGGTCTCGACCGCGCTCAAGGTGGCCGGCATGCCGCTGATCGCCTGGTTGCTGTGCGGGCTCTTCGACGTCTCCCCCGAGCTGACCTACATGGCGGTCATCCTGTCCGCGCTGCCCACGGCGCAGAACATCTACAACTACGCCGCCACCTACCGGCGGGGCGAGGTCATCGCCCGCGACACCGTCTTCCTGACGACCTTCCTGTCGATGCCGGCGATGCTGATGGTCGCCTTCCTGCTCGGCGGCTAG
- a CDS encoding beta-phosphoglucomutase family hydrolase produces the protein MNQIPEPSAETLTSARRVEPDAVIFDMDGVVTDTSAVHARAWKTLFDEALPSLAPAGAQPRPFDVTFDYRTHVDGKTREDGVRDFLLSRDVVVEETTVDELAARKQGYFDAALAADGVRVFQDTVALIRRLREAGLPIGLVTASRNSEAVLGAGGILDLFDVRVDGNTARDHRLAGKPAPDMFLRAATALGASPHNTVVVEDSTSGVAAAFAGKFGLILGVLRDKDTAGDALYDAGADRLLRDLATIDLRLGWSDKLDVPSTHLLAYDSPDPEKEGEREAALGTGNGYWGTRAAVPGTVDDGVHYPGSYLAGVYNRVLSDLTDTAGAVAETEHLVNTPDWTWVRITDADGHALLPSADEILDERQELDLRTGVSRRTTVRRAPDGRITTVSTHHLHSLADAHTAALRVEVIPENWSGEVTVHSAINGDVRNRNVEDDHALETRHLSVPAIHHVDDTAVVLETRTLQSDVDVAVGTRTWVSGGGDPARADGPRLAGDVWRTPARAGEPLYVDKLAVAVTSRDPALSTPLLDATKRLERTGSVAEVAAASAAAWSKLWNVFNVQLEAGRTNHRALTFNTFHVLQNTALASRDLDAGTPARGLQGEGYRGHVFWDELFVYPTLSLRQPALTRALLMYRYRRLDEARHAALLEGGQGARFPWQSGSDGREETPSQLYNPMTGEWMPDNSHNQYHVGLDVAYAVWQYYKATGDQAFLTDHGAELLIEVARFFVTRAVYDEKADRYSLHGIMGPDEFHDGYPDAPGQGLRDNAYTNVLTSRILNCAGEALRLLDPHDSEALRSRLGLSDTEVETWDHISRRLRLVFHTDGVLSQFDGYEELEELDWEGYHEKYGDIGRMDLILAAEGDSPNRYKVSKQADVLMLFYLFSGDELGAVLARMGYRMTRKQIADTIDYYVERTTHGSTLSEFIHAWAYSRHDLDRSWELYQQALVADLDNEQGSSTSEGIHLGVMSGTVDMLMRAYSGLQIRGDDVVLDPNLPRAVPEVGFQIHFLGQPLQVRITQDEVTLHLHARALTPLDVVVRGVHHRLNPGDQWVASLPVRE, from the coding sequence ATGAACCAGATCCCGGAACCTTCAGCCGAGACCCTCACTTCCGCCCGCCGGGTGGAACCGGACGCGGTCATTTTCGACATGGATGGTGTGGTCACGGACACATCCGCCGTGCACGCGCGGGCGTGGAAGACACTCTTCGACGAGGCCCTCCCCTCCCTCGCCCCCGCGGGAGCCCAGCCCCGGCCCTTCGACGTCACCTTCGACTACCGCACCCACGTGGACGGCAAAACACGCGAGGACGGGGTGCGTGATTTTCTCCTCTCCCGCGACGTCGTGGTCGAGGAGACGACCGTCGACGAACTGGCCGCCAGGAAGCAGGGCTACTTCGACGCCGCGCTGGCGGCCGACGGGGTCCGGGTCTTCCAGGACACCGTTGCGCTCATCCGCCGCCTCCGCGAGGCCGGCCTGCCCATCGGCCTGGTCACCGCCTCCCGCAACAGCGAGGCCGTGCTCGGCGCCGGCGGCATCCTCGACCTCTTCGACGTGCGCGTCGACGGCAACACCGCCCGCGACCACCGGCTGGCGGGCAAGCCGGCCCCGGACATGTTTCTCCGGGCCGCCACCGCCCTCGGGGCGAGCCCGCACAACACGGTCGTCGTCGAGGACTCCACCAGCGGCGTGGCGGCCGCGTTCGCGGGAAAATTCGGCCTCATCCTCGGCGTCCTCCGGGACAAGGACACCGCCGGCGACGCCCTCTACGACGCCGGTGCGGACCGCCTGCTGCGCGACCTGGCCACGATCGACCTGCGCCTGGGCTGGTCGGACAAGCTCGACGTCCCCTCGACCCACCTGCTCGCGTACGACTCCCCCGACCCCGAGAAGGAGGGGGAGCGCGAGGCGGCCCTGGGCACCGGCAACGGCTACTGGGGCACCCGCGCTGCCGTACCGGGCACCGTCGACGACGGCGTCCACTACCCCGGCTCCTACCTGGCCGGGGTGTACAACCGCGTGCTCTCCGACCTCACCGACACCGCCGGCGCCGTGGCCGAGACCGAGCACCTGGTGAACACCCCGGACTGGACCTGGGTGCGCATCACCGACGCCGACGGCCACGCGCTGCTGCCTTCCGCGGACGAGATCCTGGATGAGCGCCAGGAACTGGACCTGCGTACCGGCGTCTCGCGGCGCACCACGGTGCGCCGGGCGCCGGACGGGCGCATCACCACCGTCTCGACCCACCACCTGCATTCCCTGGCCGACGCCCACACCGCCGCCCTGCGGGTGGAGGTCATCCCCGAAAACTGGTCCGGCGAGGTCACCGTGCACTCGGCGATCAACGGTGACGTGCGCAACCGCAACGTCGAGGACGATCACGCGCTGGAGACCCGCCACCTGTCGGTCCCGGCGATCCACCACGTCGACGACACCGCCGTCGTCCTGGAGACCCGGACGCTCCAGTCCGACGTCGACGTCGCCGTCGGCACGCGCACCTGGGTCTCCGGCGGCGGGGATCCCGCCCGCGCCGACGGCCCCCGCCTGGCCGGCGACGTCTGGCGGACCCCGGCCCGCGCGGGCGAGCCGCTCTACGTCGACAAGCTCGCCGTCGCCGTCACCTCCCGCGACCCCGCCCTGTCCACCCCGCTTCTCGACGCCACCAAACGTCTCGAGCGCACCGGGTCCGTCGCCGAGGTCGCCGCCGCCTCCGCCGCGGCGTGGAGCAAGCTCTGGAACGTCTTCAACGTCCAGCTCGAGGCCGGGCGAACCAACCACCGGGCGCTGACCTTCAACACCTTCCACGTCCTGCAGAACACCGCGCTGGCCTCCCGCGACCTCGACGCCGGCACCCCGGCCCGGGGCCTGCAGGGCGAGGGCTACCGCGGACACGTCTTCTGGGACGAGCTGTTCGTGTACCCGACCCTGAGCCTGCGCCAGCCCGCGCTCACCCGCGCCCTGCTGATGTACCGCTATCGTCGCCTCGACGAGGCACGCCACGCCGCCCTGCTGGAAGGCGGCCAGGGTGCGCGTTTCCCCTGGCAGTCCGGCTCGGACGGCCGCGAGGAGACGCCCTCGCAGCTGTACAACCCGATGACCGGGGAGTGGATGCCCGACAACTCCCACAACCAGTACCACGTGGGTCTCGACGTGGCCTACGCCGTCTGGCAGTACTACAAGGCCACCGGCGACCAGGCGTTCCTCACCGACCACGGTGCGGAACTGCTCATCGAGGTCGCGCGCTTTTTCGTGACCAGGGCCGTCTACGACGAGAAGGCCGACCGCTACTCGCTGCACGGGATCATGGGCCCGGACGAGTTCCACGACGGCTACCCGGACGCCCCGGGCCAGGGCCTGCGCGACAACGCCTACACCAACGTCCTGACCTCACGGATCCTCAATTGCGCCGGGGAGGCGCTGCGGCTGCTCGACCCGCACGACAGCGAGGCCCTGCGCTCCCGCCTGGGTCTCAGCGACACCGAGGTGGAGACCTGGGACCATATTTCCCGTCGCCTGCGGCTGGTGTTCCACACGGACGGAGTCCTCAGCCAGTTCGACGGTTACGAGGAACTGGAGGAACTCGACTGGGAGGGCTACCACGAGAAATACGGCGACATCGGCCGGATGGACCTTATCCTCGCGGCCGAGGGCGACAGCCCGAACCGCTACAAGGTGTCCAAGCAGGCGGACGTGCTCATGCTCTTCTACCTCTTCTCCGGGGATGAGCTCGGCGCGGTGCTGGCACGGATGGGCTACCGGATGACCAGGAAGCAGATCGCGGACACCATCGACTACTATGTCGAGCGCACCACCCACGGATCCACGCTCAGCGAGTTCATCCACGCCTGGGCGTACTCCCGCCACGACCTCGACAGGTCATGGGAGCTCTACCAGCAGGCGCTCGTGGCCGACCTCGACAACGAGCAAGGGTCCTCGACGTCCGAGGGCATCCACCTCGGTGTCATGAGCGGCACCGTCGACATGCTCATGCGCGCCTACTCCGGGCTCCAGATCCGCGGCGACGACGTGGTCCTCGACCCGAACCTGCCGCGGGCCGTGCCGGAGGTCGGCTTCCAGATTCATTTCCTCGGCCAGCCGCTTCAGGTGCGGATCACCCAGGACGAGGTGACGCTGCATCTGCACGCCCGGGCGCTGACGCCGTTGGACGTGGTCGTGCGCGGGGTGCATCATCGGCTCAATCCGGGCGATCAGTGGGTGGCGTCGCTGCCGGTGCGGGAGTAG